Proteins from one Nitrobacteraceae bacterium AZCC 2146 genomic window:
- a CDS encoding GH15 family glucan-1,4-alpha-glucosidase (product_source=COG3387; cath_funfam=1.50.10.10; cog=COG3387; pfam=PF00723,PF19291; superfamily=48208) produces MPGHIEDYALIGDCETAALVNRNGSIDWLCWPTFDSDACFTALLGGKEYGRWQIAPVAEVTSCSRKYRGDTLILETRLETVDGAITLIDFMPPRGAASDVVRIVRGESGSVKLRMELVIRFGFGVDVPWVKRTGDGALLGICGPDMAVLRTPIETHGEDLTTVAEFVVSAGDSVPFVLTYGPSHLKVPAPIDPDRALKDTEEFWSEWSGRCTYDGEGRDLVMRSLITLKALTYAPSGGIVAAPTTSLPEKLGGARNWDYRFCWLRDATFTLLVLMNSGYTEEALAWHNWLLRAAAGSPVDMQIMYGIMGQRRLLEWEAGWLPGYEGAQPVRVGNAAHAQLQLDVYGELIDAFHQSRVAKLQLDDRSWAVERLVLEHLASVWDQPDHGIWELRGDGAHYVFSKVMCWVAFDRGIKSAETFGLKAPLDDWRSLRATIHRDVCEKGFNPAMNAFVEYYGADVLDASILLLPAVGFLPSSDPRVQGTLAAIEQHMMRDGFVLRHDPRKQTGEKQPIEGAFLACSLWLADAYILAGEIAKAQALFDRVVGIANDVGLLAEEYDSIADRQTGNFPQALTHIALVNTAHNLCDAKRQAKKPVMQRAK; encoded by the coding sequence GTGCCCGGCCATATCGAAGACTATGCCCTGATCGGCGACTGCGAGACAGCCGCATTGGTCAATCGCAATGGCTCGATCGACTGGCTGTGCTGGCCGACCTTCGATTCCGACGCCTGCTTTACCGCGCTGCTGGGCGGCAAAGAGTACGGCCGCTGGCAGATCGCGCCGGTGGCCGAAGTCACCAGTTGCTCGAGAAAGTATCGCGGCGACACGCTGATTTTGGAGACCCGGCTGGAAACAGTCGATGGCGCGATCACGCTGATCGACTTCATGCCGCCACGCGGCGCTGCCTCCGACGTGGTGCGTATCGTTCGTGGCGAGAGCGGCAGCGTCAAGCTGCGGATGGAGCTGGTGATCCGCTTCGGTTTCGGCGTCGACGTTCCCTGGGTCAAGCGTACCGGGGATGGCGCGCTGCTGGGGATCTGTGGGCCGGATATGGCGGTGCTGCGCACGCCGATCGAGACCCATGGCGAAGACCTGACCACAGTGGCGGAGTTCGTCGTGAGCGCCGGCGACAGCGTGCCGTTCGTGCTGACCTACGGGCCGTCGCACCTGAAAGTGCCGGCGCCGATCGATCCCGACCGTGCCTTGAAGGACACCGAAGAATTCTGGTCCGAATGGAGTGGCCGCTGCACCTATGACGGCGAGGGCCGCGATCTCGTCATGCGCTCGCTGATCACCCTGAAGGCGCTGACCTATGCGCCCTCCGGCGGCATCGTCGCCGCGCCGACCACCTCGTTGCCGGAAAAGCTCGGTGGTGCCAGAAACTGGGACTACCGCTTCTGCTGGCTGCGCGACGCCACCTTCACGTTGCTGGTGCTGATGAACAGCGGCTACACCGAGGAAGCCCTGGCGTGGCACAACTGGCTGTTGCGTGCTGCCGCGGGATCTCCGGTCGACATGCAGATCATGTACGGCATCATGGGCCAGCGTCGCCTGCTGGAATGGGAAGCCGGCTGGCTACCGGGTTACGAAGGTGCACAGCCGGTCCGCGTCGGCAATGCCGCGCACGCGCAGCTGCAGCTCGACGTCTATGGCGAATTGATCGACGCGTTTCACCAGTCACGCGTGGCGAAGCTTCAACTCGACGACAGAAGCTGGGCGGTGGAGCGCCTGGTGCTGGAGCATCTCGCCTCGGTCTGGGACCAGCCAGACCACGGCATCTGGGAACTCCGCGGCGACGGCGCGCATTACGTGTTCTCGAAGGTGATGTGCTGGGTGGCGTTCGACCGCGGCATCAAGAGCGCGGAGACATTCGGCCTCAAGGCACCGCTGGACGATTGGCGCAGCTTGCGCGCCACCATTCACCGCGATGTCTGCGAAAAAGGCTTCAACCCTGCGATGAATGCCTTCGTTGAATATTACGGCGCCGACGTGCTCGACGCCAGTATCCTGCTGCTGCCGGCCGTGGGCTTCCTGCCGTCCTCCGATCCCCGCGTGCAGGGCACGCTCGCGGCCATTGAACAGCACATGATGCGCGACGGCTTCGTGCTGCGTCACGATCCGCGCAAGCAGACCGGCGAGAAGCAGCCGATCGAAGGCGCCTTTCTCGCCTGCAGCCTGTGGCTCGCCGACGCCTACATTCTGGCGGGGGAGATCGCCAAGGCGCAAGCGCTGTTTGACCGCGTCGTCGGCATCGCCAACGATGTCGGATTGTTGGCGGAAGAATACGACTCCATCGCGGATCGCCAGACCGGCAATTTTCCGCAGGCATTAACGCATATCGCGCTGGTCAACACCGCGCATAATCTGTGCGACGCGAAGCGGCAGGCGAAAAAACCGGTGATGCAGCGGGCGAAATAA
- a CDS encoding Cof subfamily protein (haloacid dehalogenase superfamily) (product_source=TIGR00099; cath_funfam=3.40.50.1000; cog=COG0561; pfam=PF08282; superfamily=56784; tigrfam=TIGR00099) produces MTRIALVVSDVDGTLVTHDKRLTDKAKAAVQKLHDAGIGFTITSSRPPVGMRFLVAPLGITLPIGPFNGSSMVDGNLKPIEQHLIPAAAAQRSLEVLNEFGVDIWLFTNEEWIIKRDDGKYVPHERDTIQHDPVFVDDFTPFLAKACKIVGASADFARLERCEAAMQKALGDQAVAVRSQNYYLDITPPGQDKGTFVAAMAKRLNISTDAIATIGDMRNDLAMFKVSGMSVAMGNATDDVKKQATDVTASNEDEGFAGAVEIILKKKAGA; encoded by the coding sequence ATGACCCGCATTGCCCTGGTCGTCTCCGATGTCGATGGCACGCTGGTAACCCACGACAAGCGGCTCACTGACAAGGCCAAGGCGGCGGTGCAGAAGCTGCACGATGCCGGCATAGGCTTCACCATCACGTCGAGCCGGCCGCCGGTCGGGATGCGGTTTCTGGTCGCACCGCTCGGCATCACGCTGCCGATCGGGCCGTTCAACGGCAGCTCGATGGTGGACGGCAATCTGAAGCCGATCGAGCAGCATCTGATCCCGGCCGCCGCCGCGCAGCGCAGCCTTGAAGTGCTGAACGAATTCGGCGTCGATATCTGGCTGTTCACCAATGAAGAATGGATCATCAAGCGCGACGACGGCAAATATGTGCCGCACGAGCGCGACACCATCCAGCACGATCCGGTTTTCGTCGATGATTTCACGCCGTTCCTGGCGAAAGCCTGCAAGATCGTCGGCGCCAGCGCCGACTTCGCGCGGCTGGAGCGCTGCGAGGCCGCGATGCAGAAGGCGCTCGGCGACCAGGCCGTCGCGGTGCGCTCGCAGAACTACTACCTCGACATCACCCCGCCCGGCCAGGACAAGGGGACCTTCGTGGCCGCGATGGCGAAGCGCCTGAACATTTCCACCGACGCCATCGCCACCATCGGCGACATGCGCAACGATCTGGCGATGTTCAAGGTCAGCGGCATGTCGGTCGCCATGGGCAACGCCACCGACGATGTGAAGAAGCAGGCGACCGACGTGACGGCATCGAATGAGGACGAGGGTTTTGCGGGGGCGGTCGAGATTATTTTGAAGAAGAAAGCGGGCGCATAG
- a CDS encoding gluconokinase (product_source=KO:K00851; cath_funfam=3.40.50.300; cog=COG3265; ko=KO:K00851; pfam=PF01202; superfamily=52540; tigrfam=TIGR01313), whose amino-acid sequence MAEQSQLCALIVMGVSGSGKSTIAENLAARLGWTFEDGDKFHPASNVAKMSAGHPLTDDDRWPWLQAIADEIDRVGKAGGHVVIACSALKRVYRNVLVHGRGDVRMVYLDGTRELIAARLAARKDHFMPPALLDSQFKTLEPPGADENPITVSIDASVEAIIDAIVGQMQNRKTS is encoded by the coding sequence GTGGCTGAACAGAGCCAGCTTTGCGCGCTGATCGTGATGGGCGTCTCCGGCTCCGGCAAGAGCACCATCGCCGAGAACCTGGCAGCCCGCCTCGGCTGGACCTTTGAAGACGGCGACAAATTTCATCCGGCCAGCAATGTCGCCAAGATGAGCGCCGGCCATCCCCTTACCGACGACGACCGTTGGCCGTGGCTGCAGGCCATTGCCGACGAGATCGATCGCGTCGGCAAGGCCGGCGGGCACGTCGTGATCGCCTGCTCCGCGCTGAAGCGCGTCTATCGCAATGTTCTGGTGCATGGCCGTGGCGACGTCCGCATGGTCTATCTCGACGGCACCAGGGAGCTGATTGCCGCGCGCCTTGCCGCGCGAAAAGATCACTTCATGCCGCCGGCGCTGCTGGATAGCCAGTTCAAGACGCTGGAACCGCCCGGCGCCGACGAAAATCCAATCACGGTATCGATTGATGCTTCGGTCGAAGCGATCATCGATGCTATCGTCGGCCAAATGCAGAACAGGAAAACCTCATGA
- a CDS encoding 6-phosphogluconolactonase (product_source=KO:K01057; cath_funfam=3.40.50.1360; cog=COG0363; ko=KO:K01057; pfam=PF01182; superfamily=100950; tigrfam=TIGR01198) encodes MATFHREIIEVADAAALAKAAAERVIARMESNPGRIAICLTGGSSPKQLYELLGQEPYAGRIPWNRVHWFIGDDRFVKATDPLNNMSMARRIFLDRCAPAGNIHPIATESHSPYEAAHLYETELKTFYGANVLDPPQPLFDLVLLGVGPDGHIASLFPGYPAINVTDQWVVGVSEAHVAPFVPRVSLTLPALGSCHEMLFELSGADKRAILTRVLTGEDLPANRARAYEGETVWLCDSAALPENYRG; translated from the coding sequence ATGGCGACTTTTCACCGCGAGATCATCGAGGTCGCCGACGCCGCGGCGCTGGCCAAGGCCGCAGCGGAACGTGTCATTGCGCGCATGGAAAGTAACCCGGGCCGGATCGCGATCTGCCTCACTGGCGGCTCCAGCCCCAAGCAGCTGTACGAGCTGCTCGGACAAGAGCCCTATGCCGGCCGAATTCCATGGAATCGCGTGCACTGGTTCATCGGCGACGACCGTTTTGTCAAAGCCACCGATCCCTTGAACAATATGAGCATGGCGCGCCGCATCTTTCTCGATCGATGCGCGCCCGCCGGCAACATCCATCCGATCGCAACCGAATCTCACAGCCCTTACGAGGCCGCTCATCTGTATGAGACGGAGCTGAAAACCTTCTACGGAGCCAACGTCCTCGACCCGCCGCAGCCGCTGTTCGATCTCGTGCTGCTCGGCGTCGGCCCCGACGGCCACATCGCTTCGCTGTTTCCCGGCTATCCGGCGATCAATGTGACCGATCAATGGGTGGTCGGCGTTTCCGAAGCGCACGTGGCGCCGTTCGTGCCACGTGTCAGCCTGACCCTGCCCGCGCTCGGATCCTGCCACGAGATGCTGTTTGAATTGAGCGGCGCCGACAAGCGGGCGATCCTGACGCGCGTCCTCACCGGAGAAGATCTGCCGGCAAACCGCGCCCGTGCGTATGAGGGTGAAACGGTCTGGCTGTGCGACAGCGCGGCGCTGCCGGAAAACTATCGTGGCTGA
- a CDS encoding glucose-6-phosphate 1-dehydrogenase (product_source=KO:K00036; cath_funfam=3.30.360.10,3.40.50.720; cog=COG0364; ko=KO:K00036; pfam=PF00479,PF02781; superfamily=51735,55347; tigrfam=TIGR00871), with protein MIDSLIPTKKPDPCSFVIFGVTGDLAHRLVIPALYNLAAANLLPDKFCVVGIARQSMSSEELRDDMLKGLKQFATRPVDEAIAQRLLECVTSIEADPKNPASFDKMREQLDKLEAKRETTGNRLFYLATPPSAFAPIARQLGRTGMLQENGSWRRLVVEKPFGTDIESARRLNAELLSIVEEKQIYRIDHYLGKETVQNILVLRFANGMFEPIWNRNHIDHVQITVDEKLGVGHRGSFYDATGALRDMVPNHLFQLLSLVAMEPPAKFEAHAVRSEKAEVLGAITIQSEAEALQNSVRGQYLGGQVGDTEIIDYLKTEDVKPGSTIETYAALKLAIDNWRWAGVPFYLRTGKALGIKRTEVAIKFKQAPFAMFRDTAVERLSQNYLVIGVEPTEGIALQFNTKIPGPSIRIDGVEMKFRYKDYFKAEPSTGYETLIYDCMIGDNILFQRADGVEAGWCAVQPFLDAWKKAGANGLKTYQAGSEGPAEADELLTRDGRSWRKLS; from the coding sequence GTGATAGATTCCCTGATCCCCACCAAAAAGCCAGATCCCTGCTCCTTCGTCATCTTCGGCGTCACCGGCGATCTCGCCCATCGGCTGGTGATTCCGGCGCTGTATAATCTCGCGGCAGCGAACCTGCTGCCGGACAAGTTCTGCGTCGTCGGCATCGCCCGCCAGAGCATGTCGAGCGAGGAATTGCGCGACGACATGCTGAAGGGCCTGAAGCAGTTTGCGACCCGCCCAGTCGATGAGGCCATCGCGCAGCGGCTGCTGGAATGCGTCACCAGCATCGAAGCCGATCCAAAGAACCCGGCGTCGTTCGACAAGATGCGTGAGCAGCTCGACAAGCTCGAAGCCAAGCGCGAAACCACCGGCAACCGGTTGTTCTATCTGGCGACGCCGCCCAGCGCCTTCGCGCCGATCGCGCGCCAGCTCGGCCGCACCGGCATGCTGCAGGAGAACGGTTCCTGGCGACGCCTCGTCGTCGAAAAGCCGTTCGGCACCGATATCGAATCCGCAAGGAGGCTGAACGCCGAACTGCTCAGCATCGTCGAAGAGAAGCAGATTTATCGGATCGATCATTATCTCGGCAAGGAAACCGTCCAGAATATCCTGGTGCTGCGCTTCGCCAACGGCATGTTCGAGCCGATCTGGAATCGCAACCACATCGACCACGTCCAGATCACCGTCGATGAGAAACTCGGCGTCGGCCACCGCGGCAGTTTCTATGACGCCACCGGTGCGCTGCGCGACATGGTGCCGAACCATCTGTTCCAGCTGCTGTCGCTGGTGGCAATGGAGCCACCGGCGAAATTCGAGGCCCATGCGGTGCGTTCTGAAAAAGCTGAGGTGCTGGGCGCTATCACGATCCAGAGCGAAGCCGAGGCGCTGCAGAATTCCGTGCGCGGGCAATATCTCGGCGGCCAGGTCGGCGATACCGAGATTATCGACTACCTCAAGACCGAGGACGTCAAGCCGGGCAGCACCATCGAGACCTATGCGGCGCTGAAGCTGGCCATCGATAACTGGCGCTGGGCCGGCGTGCCGTTCTATCTGCGCACCGGCAAGGCGCTTGGCATCAAGCGCACCGAGGTGGCGATCAAGTTCAAGCAGGCGCCGTTCGCGATGTTCCGCGACACCGCGGTGGAAAGACTGTCGCAAAACTATCTGGTGATCGGCGTCGAGCCCACCGAGGGCATCGCGCTGCAGTTCAACACCAAGATTCCCGGCCCCTCGATCCGGATCGATGGCGTCGAGATGAAGTTTCGCTACAAGGATTACTTCAAGGCCGAGCCCTCTACCGGCTATGAGACGCTGATCTACGACTGCATGATCGGCGACAATATCCTGTTCCAGCGCGCCGACGGCGTCGAAGCCGGCTGGTGCGCGGTGCAGCCGTTCCTCGATGCCTGGAAGAAGGCCGGTGCCAATGGCCTGAAGACTTATCAGGCCGGCAGCGAAGGCCCGGCGGAAGCCGACGAGTTGCTGACGCGCGACGGCCGAAGCTGGCGGAAACTGAGCTAG
- a CDS encoding 6-phosphogluconate dehydrogenase (product_source=KO:K00033; cath_funfam=3.40.50.720; cog=COG1023; ko=KO:K00033; pfam=PF00393,PF03446; superfamily=48179,51735; tigrfam=TIGR00872), translating to MQLGMIGLGRMGGNIVRRLMKNGHTTVVYDKDPKAVAALAADGSVGGGSLEEFVGKLSKPRAVWVMLPAGKITETTIDTLSKLLEPDDVIIDGGNTFWQDDVRRGKALKEKGIHYIDVGTSGGVWGIDRGYCMMIGGDKKVVDRLDPIFATLAPGIGDIPRTPGRDGRDPRIEQGYIHSGPVGAGHFVKMIHNGIEYGLMQAYAEGFDILKNANIDALPEGHRFDLNLPDIAEVWRRGSVIPSWLLDLTSSALAKNETLDTYSGFVEDSGEGRWTVNAAIDEAVPAEVLTAALFARFRSRKQHTFAEKILSAMRAGFGGHKEPDQHPDPKRQDAPDILKPKADRT from the coding sequence ATGCAGCTCGGCATGATCGGCCTTGGCCGGATGGGCGGCAATATTGTCCGCCGCCTGATGAAGAACGGCCACACCACGGTGGTCTACGACAAGGACCCGAAGGCCGTCGCAGCACTGGCGGCGGATGGCTCGGTCGGCGGCGGATCTCTGGAGGAATTCGTTGGCAAGCTCAGCAAACCTCGCGCCGTGTGGGTGATGCTGCCGGCTGGCAAGATCACCGAGACCACCATCGACACTCTGTCGAAGCTGCTCGAACCGGATGACGTCATCATCGACGGCGGCAATACGTTCTGGCAGGACGATGTCCGCCGCGGCAAGGCGCTGAAGGAAAAGGGCATCCACTACATCGATGTCGGCACCTCCGGCGGCGTCTGGGGCATCGACCGCGGCTACTGCATGATGATCGGCGGCGACAAGAAGGTGGTCGACCGGCTCGACCCGATCTTCGCGACGCTCGCGCCGGGCATCGGCGACATCCCGCGCACCCCCGGCCGCGACGGCCGCGACCCGCGCATCGAGCAAGGCTACATCCATTCCGGCCCGGTCGGCGCCGGACATTTCGTCAAGATGATTCACAATGGCATCGAATACGGGTTGATGCAGGCCTATGCCGAGGGTTTTGACATTCTGAAGAATGCCAATATCGACGCACTGCCGGAGGGGCACCGCTTCGATCTCAACCTGCCTGATATCGCCGAAGTGTGGCGTCGCGGCAGCGTGATCCCGTCCTGGCTGCTCGACCTCACCTCCTCCGCGCTGGCCAAGAACGAAACCCTCGATACCTATTCCGGCTTCGTCGAAGATTCCGGCGAAGGCCGCTGGACCGTCAATGCCGCCATTGACGAAGCCGTGCCGGCCGAAGTTCTCACCGCCGCATTGTTCGCGCGCTTCCGGTCGCGCAAACAGCACACCTTCGCCGAAAAAATTCTCTCGGCGATGCGCGCCGGCTTCGGCGGCCACAAGGAGCCGGACCAGCATCCCGACCCCAAGCGTCAGGATGCGCCCGACATCCTCAAGCCGAAGGCCGACCGCACGTGA
- a CDS encoding transaldolase/glucose-6-phosphate isomerase (product_source=KO:K13810; cath_funfam=3.20.20.70,3.40.50.10490; cog=COG0166,COG0176; ko=KO:K13810; pfam=PF00342,PF00923; superfamily=51569,53697; tigrfam=TIGR00876) has product MNPVKALESHGQAVWLDFLARGFVAKGDLKKLIDSDAVKGVTSNPSIFEKAIGSSDEYDGAISEALKSGDTSVAELFEHLAVEDIQHAADVLKPVYDQLKGGDGFVSLEVSPYLALDTKGTINEAERLWKSVGRKNLMVKVPATPQGLPAIEHLIGEGISINITLLFAQKVYIEVAEAYLKGLEKYVASGGDPSHVASVASFFVSRIDAQVDKQLDEKIAKANDPTEKARLAALKGKVAIANAKLAYQEYLKLFSGPRWEKLVAKGAKPQRLLWASTGTKSKEYRDTLYVEELIGKNTVNTVPPATLDAFRDHGEVRDSLEENVEAAKQVLADLAKTGVSLDAITTELVKDGVKLFADAADKLYGAVAHKRAASLAGSIDAQKLALGAGIAKSVETGTEEWRAAAKIRRLWQKDKSVWTGSDEDKWLGWLNSPSDEKAKLADYGDFAKWVKSQGFTDAVVLGMGGSSLGPEVLAQTFSQVSGFPKLHVLDSTDPAQVRAMGAAVNIAKTLFIVSSKSGGTTEPNVMKNYFFAQVSEAVGADKAGGHFVAVTDPGSSLEKVAKAQKFARIFHGDPTIGGRYSVLSPFGLVPAAAAGVDLTKLLDLTLSMVRSCGPDVPPHENPGVQLGLAMGAAGLDGRDKVTILSSRKIADFGAWAEQLIAESTGKDGKGLIPIDSETLGDPAVYGKDRFFIDLRTDGENDAMHDAKLAALETAGHPVAHIVMKSIDHLGQEFFRFEMATAVAGSVLGINPFNQPDVEAAKIKTRELTESFEKTGSLPPETPVISTGTADLYTDDKNAAALRKAGANGDLGSWLKAHFSRAGIGDYVALLGYVERDRANIDTLQHMRMAVRDKKHVATCAEFGPRFLHSTGQAYKGGPASGVFLQITTDDAKDLAIPDYRASFGVIKAAQARGDFGVLTDRGRRALRVHLKGDLKAGLAMLDKAILAALN; this is encoded by the coding sequence ATGAATCCTGTCAAAGCACTTGAATCTCATGGTCAGGCCGTCTGGCTGGACTTCCTGGCCCGCGGCTTCGTCGCCAAGGGCGACCTCAAGAAGCTGATCGACAGCGATGCCGTCAAAGGCGTCACGTCGAACCCGTCGATCTTCGAAAAGGCGATCGGCAGTTCGGACGAATATGACGGCGCGATTTCCGAGGCGCTGAAATCCGGCGACACGTCGGTCGCCGAGCTGTTCGAGCATCTCGCGGTGGAAGACATCCAGCATGCGGCCGATGTGCTGAAGCCGGTCTACGATCAGCTCAAGGGCGGCGATGGTTTCGTCAGTCTCGAAGTATCGCCCTATCTGGCGCTCGACACCAAGGGCACCATCAACGAGGCCGAGCGGCTGTGGAAGAGCGTCGGCCGCAAGAACCTGATGGTGAAGGTGCCGGCGACGCCGCAGGGCCTGCCGGCCATCGAGCACCTGATCGGCGAAGGCATCAGCATCAACATCACGCTGCTGTTTGCGCAGAAGGTCTATATCGAGGTCGCCGAGGCCTATCTGAAAGGTCTTGAGAAATACGTCGCCAGCGGCGGCGATCCATCCCATGTGGCCAGCGTCGCCAGCTTCTTCGTCAGCCGCATCGATGCGCAGGTCGACAAGCAGCTCGACGAGAAGATCGCCAAAGCCAACGACCCCACCGAGAAGGCACGGCTCGCCGCGCTGAAGGGCAAGGTCGCCATCGCCAATGCCAAGCTGGCGTATCAGGAATATCTCAAGCTGTTTTCCGGCCCGCGCTGGGAGAAGCTCGTGGCCAAGGGCGCCAAGCCGCAACGGTTGCTGTGGGCATCCACCGGCACCAAGAGCAAGGAATATCGCGATACGCTCTATGTCGAGGAGCTGATCGGCAAGAACACCGTCAACACCGTGCCACCGGCGACGCTCGATGCGTTCCGCGATCATGGCGAAGTACGCGACAGCCTTGAGGAGAATGTCGAAGCCGCCAAACAGGTGCTCGCCGATCTCGCCAAGACCGGCGTCTCGCTCGATGCCATCACCACCGAGCTGGTGAAGGATGGCGTCAAGCTGTTCGCCGATGCCGCCGACAAGCTGTATGGCGCGGTGGCGCACAAGCGCGCGGCCTCCTTGGCCGGGAGCATCGACGCGCAGAAACTGGCGCTCGGCGCCGGCATCGCCAAATCGGTCGAGACCGGCACGGAGGAATGGCGCGCGGCGGCGAAAATCCGCCGGCTTTGGCAGAAGGACAAGTCGGTCTGGACCGGCTCTGACGAAGACAAGTGGCTGGGCTGGCTGAACAGCCCGTCCGACGAGAAGGCCAAGCTGGCCGACTATGGCGACTTCGCGAAGTGGGTGAAGAGCCAGGGCTTCACGGACGCCGTCGTGCTCGGCATGGGCGGCTCCAGCCTCGGGCCCGAGGTGCTGGCGCAGACCTTTTCGCAAGTCTCGGGCTTTCCGAAACTGCATGTGCTGGATTCCACCGATCCCGCGCAGGTCCGCGCCATGGGCGCCGCGGTGAACATCGCCAAAACGCTGTTCATCGTCTCCAGTAAATCCGGCGGCACCACCGAACCCAACGTGATGAAGAACTATTTCTTCGCGCAGGTGAGTGAAGCGGTCGGCGCCGACAAGGCGGGCGGGCATTTCGTTGCCGTCACCGATCCCGGTTCGTCACTGGAGAAGGTGGCGAAGGCGCAAAAATTTGCGCGCATCTTCCATGGCGATCCCACTATCGGCGGGCGCTACTCCGTGCTGTCGCCGTTCGGCCTGGTGCCGGCCGCAGCAGCCGGCGTCGATCTGACAAAACTGCTCGATCTCACGCTCTCGATGGTGCGCTCCTGCGGACCGGACGTGCCGCCGCATGAAAATCCCGGCGTGCAGCTCGGCCTCGCGATGGGTGCCGCCGGCCTCGATGGCCGCGACAAGGTCACCATTCTCTCGTCGAGGAAGATCGCCGATTTCGGCGCCTGGGCGGAACAGCTGATCGCCGAATCCACCGGCAAGGACGGCAAGGGCCTGATCCCGATCGACAGCGAGACGCTTGGCGATCCCGCGGTCTATGGCAAGGATCGCTTCTTCATCGACCTGCGCACCGACGGCGAGAACGATGCGATGCACGACGCAAAACTTGCCGCACTCGAGACGGCCGGACATCCGGTCGCGCACATCGTGATGAAATCGATCGACCACCTCGGCCAGGAGTTCTTCCGCTTCGAGATGGCGACGGCCGTGGCGGGCTCCGTCCTCGGCATCAACCCGTTCAACCAGCCCGATGTCGAGGCCGCCAAGATCAAGACCCGCGAGCTCACAGAGTCCTTTGAAAAGACCGGATCGCTGCCGCCGGAAACGCCGGTCATCTCCACCGGCACAGCCGATCTCTACACCGACGACAAGAACGCGGCGGCGCTGCGCAAGGCCGGCGCCAATGGCGATCTCGGCTCCTGGCTGAAGGCACATTTTAGCCGCGCCGGCATTGGCGACTACGTCGCCCTGCTCGGCTATGTCGAGCGCGACCGCGCCAACATCGACACGCTGCAGCACATGCGGATGGCGGTGCGCGACAAGAAGCACGTGGCGACCTGCGCCGAATTCGGGCCGCGCTTCCTGCATTCCACCGGGCAGGCCTACAAGGGCGGCCCCGCCAGCGGCGTGTTCCTGCAGATCACCACGGATGACGCCAAGGATCTCGCGATCCCCGATTACCGCGCCTCTTTCGGCGTCATCAAGGCCGCGCAGGCGCGCGGCGATTTCGGCGTGCTGACCGACCGCGGCCGCCGCGCACTGCGCGTGCATCTCAAGGGCGACCTCAAGGCCGGCCTCGCGATGCTCGACAAAGCGATCCTCGCTGCACTCAATTAG
- a CDS encoding intracellular sulfur oxidation DsrE/DsrF family protein (product_source=COG1416; cleavage_site_network=SignalP-noTM; cog=COG1416; ko=KO:K09004; pfam=PF02635; superfamily=75169) produces MNRRSMLWAAVSSIGAGFAASRASATAPEEKPSPKLKVVYHLSDLDRVNFVLGNIQNHFDGVGGPDHVTLALVVHGPALRAFHLASANPDITGRLGHFSKAGLEMAACGNTMKAQSVTLGELQPGFVIADRGGVVRLAELQSQGYLYLRP; encoded by the coding sequence ATGAACAGACGCAGCATGTTGTGGGCAGCGGTGTCGTCCATCGGCGCAGGTTTCGCAGCCTCCCGCGCCAGCGCCACGGCGCCGGAGGAAAAGCCATCTCCGAAGTTGAAGGTGGTCTATCACCTCAGCGATCTCGACCGGGTCAATTTCGTGCTCGGCAACATCCAGAACCACTTTGACGGCGTCGGCGGCCCTGACCATGTGACGCTCGCGCTCGTGGTACACGGCCCGGCGCTGCGTGCGTTTCATCTGGCCTCGGCCAATCCCGACATCACCGGGCGTCTCGGCCATTTTTCCAAAGCGGGTCTTGAGATGGCCGCCTGCGGCAATACCATGAAGGCGCAGAGCGTCACGCTCGGCGAGCTGCAGCCGGGCTTTGTCATCGCCGACCGAGGCGGTGTTGTCAGGCTCGCGGAGTTGCAGTCTCAGGGATATCTGTATTTGCGGCCGTAA